One region of Catenuloplanes indicus genomic DNA includes:
- a CDS encoding YlxR family protein: MPPVRTCVGCRHRASASEVLRFVRVGSELRPDPRRRLPGRGAHLHLDPACFALAERRRAYGRALRFTGVLDTAPLAEHIRAVIASHGTTGGGASPRPDQQGGRPT, translated from the coding sequence GTGCCTCCAGTTCGCACGTGTGTCGGTTGCCGGCACCGCGCATCCGCATCTGAAGTCCTGCGGTTCGTCAGGGTCGGTTCCGAGCTTCGGCCCGACCCGCGCCGCAGGCTGCCGGGCCGGGGGGCGCACCTGCACCTCGATCCGGCTTGCTTCGCGCTGGCGGAGCGGCGCCGGGCCTACGGCCGGGCGTTGCGGTTCACCGGTGTCCTGGACACCGCGCCGCTGGCCGAGCACATCCGTGCGGTCATCGCATCGCATGGGACTACTGGTGGCGGGGCCTCGCCCCGCCCGGACCAGCAAGGTGGACGACCAACATGA
- a CDS encoding gamma-glutamyl-gamma-aminobutyrate hydrolase family protein has product MTRPLIGLTTYAQDTRFGTVDVPSAVLPLTYVRAVHATGGRAVLITTDDPGDDVLHGLDGIVFTGGSDVSPGYYGAEPHPLTVSVPERDEAEMLLMRAALAAPDLPVLGVCRGMQLLTVASGGRLHQHVPDVVGHTGHMPGDDQDGFHGVRLAPGSRAAAIMGLEAPVNSFHHQAVADPGRLVATGWAEDGLIEAVEDPDAGFVLGVQWHPERTDDLRPFAALVEAARHRAGVTRARIAA; this is encoded by the coding sequence ATGACGCGACCGCTGATCGGACTCACCACGTACGCACAGGACACCCGCTTCGGCACGGTGGACGTCCCGTCCGCGGTGCTGCCGCTGACCTATGTGCGCGCGGTGCACGCGACCGGCGGGCGAGCCGTGCTGATCACCACGGACGATCCGGGTGACGACGTGCTGCACGGTCTGGACGGCATCGTGTTCACCGGCGGCTCCGACGTGAGCCCCGGTTACTACGGCGCCGAGCCGCACCCGCTGACGGTCAGCGTGCCGGAGCGCGACGAGGCCGAGATGCTCCTGATGCGCGCCGCGCTGGCCGCGCCGGACCTGCCGGTGCTCGGCGTCTGCCGCGGCATGCAGCTGCTCACCGTCGCGTCCGGTGGCCGCCTGCACCAGCACGTGCCGGACGTGGTCGGGCACACGGGGCACATGCCCGGCGACGACCAGGACGGCTTCCACGGCGTACGGCTCGCGCCCGGCTCCCGCGCCGCCGCGATCATGGGCCTGGAGGCGCCGGTCAACTCGTTCCACCACCAGGCCGTCGCGGACCCGGGCCGGCTGGTCGCCACCGGCTGGGCCGAGGACGGGCTGATCGAGGCCGTGGAGGACCCGGACGCCGGGTTCGTGCTCGGCGTGCAGTGGCACCCGGAGCGCACCGACGACCTCCGGCCGTTCGCCGCACTGGTCGAGGCCGCCCGGCACCGCGCCGGCGTCACCCGGGCGCGGATCGCCGCGTGA
- a CDS encoding gamma-glutamyl-gamma-aminobutyrate hydrolase family protein, which produces MRPIIGITGYREPASWGLWRDTAADLIPHTYVRAVTEAGGRAVLLPPDDGDAGVLRALDGLLLAGGADIGPGLYGEEPAAVTDSRPDRDAGEVALLTAALRTGLPILGVCRGMQLLAAVHGGRLHQHLPDVLGHEKHRPAPGVFGTHGLRCAAGSRIAALLGPEAEVNTYHHQGVADPGRLTATGWADDGLIEAVEDPAHPFLLGVQWHPEEAGDLRLFAALVNAAKA; this is translated from the coding sequence ATGCGACCGATCATCGGCATCACGGGCTATCGGGAGCCGGCGTCCTGGGGCCTCTGGCGGGACACGGCCGCGGACCTGATCCCGCACACCTACGTGCGCGCGGTGACCGAGGCCGGCGGACGCGCGGTGCTGCTGCCGCCGGACGACGGCGACGCCGGCGTGCTGCGCGCGCTGGACGGCCTGCTGCTGGCCGGCGGCGCGGACATCGGGCCGGGCCTCTACGGCGAGGAGCCGGCCGCGGTCACCGACTCCCGGCCGGACCGGGACGCGGGTGAGGTCGCGCTGCTGACCGCGGCGCTCCGCACCGGCCTGCCGATCCTCGGCGTCTGCCGCGGCATGCAGTTGCTCGCGGCCGTGCACGGCGGGCGGCTGCACCAGCACCTGCCGGACGTGCTCGGGCACGAGAAGCACCGGCCGGCGCCCGGCGTGTTCGGCACGCACGGGCTGCGCTGCGCCGCCGGGAGCCGGATCGCCGCGCTGCTCGGGCCGGAGGCCGAGGTGAACACGTACCACCACCAGGGCGTGGCGGACCCGGGGCGGCTGACCGCGACCGGCTGGGCGGACGACGGGCTGATCGAAGCGGTCGAGGACCCGGCGCATCCGTTCCTGCTCGGCGTGCAGTGGCACCCGGAAGAGGCCGGTGACCTACGACTGTTCGCCGCGTTGGTCAACGCGGCGAAGGCCTAA
- a CDS encoding SpoIIE family protein phosphatase, with amino-acid sequence MGSASGEGTAVGDLPPELALAFATGGEMGARMRDLDWSATALGAPASWPPVLRSAVALMLASRAQIIIFWGPEYVALYNDAYIPAMGSKHPDHLGRPGREMWSEVWELIGTLFDGVVASGEAYWAPNHRFMLERHGYLEETYFDISYDPIRRPDGTVGGVYCIVTDTTSRVVGERRVTALSALGSRLGEIASQPELAAEVVRVLGEFPADVPFAVVRLESDEAPIVAVGGAAAADVLPVTVDAETSLRTVDVLVEPPDSAAAEAFAIPVTAGHQTVGVLVLGLSRHLARDDAYLGFCRLVAAQVSNAVANLRAYEHERAQAAALAALDEAKTSFFSNVSHELRTPLTLILGPLEDALATPGLAEDARERLEVMQRNGFRLLKLVNTVLDFSRISAGRLRAAYQPTDLADYTARLASTFRSAIDRAGLRLVVDCPPLPAPVHVDREMWEKIILNLLSNALKFTFTGGVTVRMRAAGPVAVIEVADTGVGVPADEIPQLFERFYRVPGVRSRSHEGTGIGLALVRELIEQHGGTVAVTSTPGEGSVFRLTVPFGTAHLPADRLIAPAPPVEQVDGRQYLEETRQWLAEEPPPAAGPAPRVPGRGRILLADDNADLRDHVARLLRPHWDVVAVADGRAALDAALGTSFDLVLADVMMPRMDGFALVESLRRDSRTSGVPVIILSARAGDEASVEGLAAGADDYLVKPFTARDLVARVRANLELGRIRGRITARLRALVDAAADLNAARSTTAVIETAAGHALRMVNAGKVVATVRGTSFETRRVEDTPELPSAVVPLAGATGDPLGELAVWRDGHDPTPFDEAVLAQLGRLVGIRLENARLYEAEHRIATTLQHSLLPRSLPKIPGAVTASRYLSGSAEAEVGGDWYDVIAGPDGRLDLVIGDVVGKGVHAAAAMGQLRNALRAYLLEGFDPGEALTRLNRLVDNLGRRQFATVVCVRYDPVRRDLWFASAGHPSPVVITTELDAAFLHGSALGPPIGALPQATYRTERGRLSVGSRLLLYTDGLIEDRRQGIDTGLQTLLVDAARPADHVEDLIDAMLRRVADQPRHDDIALLALEAARADRMDLRLPADPNRLSVLRRRLDDFLGAHGVPENEIFDLTVAVSEAAANAIEHPVAPREPVIDVTVRIEPGPHGTPAAVEATIRDSGSWRPEGEAGFRGRGLALIRALATLTVERSESGTALTLRRTLPPG; translated from the coding sequence ATGGGATCCGCCTCGGGTGAGGGAACGGCGGTCGGTGACCTCCCTCCGGAACTGGCGCTGGCGTTCGCAACCGGCGGGGAGATGGGTGCCCGCATGCGCGACCTGGACTGGTCCGCGACCGCGCTCGGTGCGCCCGCGTCCTGGCCGCCGGTGCTGCGCAGCGCGGTCGCGCTGATGCTGGCCTCGCGCGCGCAGATCATCATCTTCTGGGGCCCGGAGTACGTGGCGCTGTACAACGACGCGTACATCCCGGCCATGGGCAGCAAGCACCCGGACCACCTCGGGCGGCCCGGCCGGGAGATGTGGAGCGAGGTCTGGGAGCTGATCGGCACTCTCTTCGACGGCGTGGTGGCGAGCGGCGAGGCGTACTGGGCGCCGAACCACCGCTTCATGCTGGAGCGGCACGGCTACCTGGAGGAGACGTACTTCGACATCTCCTACGACCCGATCCGCCGGCCGGACGGCACGGTCGGCGGCGTCTACTGCATCGTCACGGACACCACCTCGCGCGTGGTCGGCGAGCGCCGGGTCACGGCGCTGAGCGCGCTCGGTTCCCGGCTCGGTGAGATCGCGAGCCAGCCCGAGCTGGCCGCGGAGGTGGTGCGGGTGCTCGGCGAGTTCCCGGCGGACGTGCCGTTCGCGGTGGTGCGCCTGGAGTCCGACGAGGCGCCGATCGTGGCGGTCGGCGGCGCCGCTGCGGCCGACGTGCTGCCGGTGACCGTCGACGCGGAGACGTCGCTGCGTACCGTGGACGTGCTGGTGGAGCCCCCGGACTCGGCGGCCGCGGAGGCGTTCGCGATCCCGGTCACGGCCGGGCACCAGACCGTGGGCGTGCTGGTGCTGGGCCTGAGCCGGCACCTCGCCCGGGACGACGCCTACCTGGGCTTCTGCCGGCTGGTCGCGGCGCAGGTCAGCAACGCGGTGGCGAACCTGCGCGCCTACGAGCACGAGCGTGCGCAGGCGGCCGCGCTGGCCGCGCTGGACGAGGCCAAGACCAGCTTCTTCTCCAACGTCAGCCACGAGCTGCGGACGCCGCTGACGCTGATCCTCGGCCCGCTGGAGGACGCGCTCGCCACACCCGGCCTGGCCGAGGACGCGCGGGAGCGGCTCGAGGTCATGCAGCGCAACGGGTTCCGGCTGCTGAAGCTGGTCAACACGGTGCTGGACTTCTCCCGCATCTCGGCCGGCCGGCTGCGCGCCGCCTACCAGCCCACCGACCTCGCGGACTACACCGCGCGGCTGGCCAGCACGTTCCGCTCCGCGATCGACCGGGCCGGGCTGCGCCTGGTGGTGGACTGCCCACCGCTGCCCGCGCCGGTCCACGTCGACCGGGAGATGTGGGAAAAGATCATCCTGAACCTGCTGTCGAACGCGCTGAAGTTCACCTTCACCGGCGGCGTCACGGTCCGGATGCGGGCCGCCGGGCCGGTCGCGGTGATCGAGGTCGCGGACACCGGCGTGGGCGTCCCGGCTGACGAGATCCCGCAGCTGTTCGAGCGTTTCTACCGGGTGCCCGGGGTCCGGTCGCGCAGCCACGAGGGGACCGGCATCGGTCTGGCGCTGGTCCGCGAGCTGATCGAGCAGCACGGCGGCACCGTCGCGGTGACCAGCACACCCGGCGAGGGCAGCGTGTTCCGGCTGACCGTGCCGTTCGGCACCGCGCACCTGCCCGCGGACCGGCTGATCGCGCCCGCGCCGCCGGTCGAGCAGGTCGACGGCCGGCAGTACCTGGAGGAGACGCGGCAGTGGCTGGCCGAGGAGCCGCCACCGGCCGCCGGCCCGGCGCCGCGGGTGCCGGGGCGCGGCCGGATCCTGCTCGCGGACGACAACGCCGACCTCCGCGACCACGTGGCCCGGCTGCTGCGCCCGCACTGGGACGTGGTCGCGGTCGCGGACGGGCGGGCCGCGCTGGACGCCGCGCTCGGCACGTCGTTCGACCTGGTGCTGGCGGACGTGATGATGCCCCGGATGGACGGGTTCGCACTGGTCGAGTCGCTGCGCCGGGACTCGCGGACCAGTGGCGTACCGGTGATCATCCTGTCCGCGCGGGCCGGCGACGAGGCGTCCGTCGAAGGGCTGGCCGCCGGTGCCGACGATTACCTGGTCAAGCCGTTCACCGCGCGTGACCTGGTCGCCCGGGTCCGGGCGAACCTGGAACTGGGCCGGATCCGCGGCCGGATCACGGCCCGGCTGCGCGCGCTGGTCGACGCGGCCGCGGACCTGAACGCGGCCCGCTCCACCACCGCGGTGATCGAGACCGCGGCCGGGCATGCGCTCCGCATGGTCAACGCGGGCAAGGTGGTCGCCACCGTGCGCGGCACCAGCTTCGAGACCCGGCGAGTCGAGGACACCCCGGAGCTGCCGTCCGCGGTCGTGCCGCTGGCCGGTGCGACCGGCGACCCGCTCGGCGAGCTTGCCGTCTGGCGCGACGGGCACGACCCGACGCCGTTCGACGAGGCCGTGCTCGCCCAGCTCGGCCGCCTGGTCGGGATCCGGCTGGAGAACGCGCGGCTGTACGAGGCCGAGCACCGGATCGCCACCACGCTGCAGCACAGCCTGCTGCCCCGGTCGCTGCCGAAGATCCCGGGCGCGGTGACCGCCAGCCGTTACCTGTCCGGCAGCGCGGAGGCCGAGGTCGGCGGCGACTGGTACGACGTGATCGCCGGCCCGGACGGCCGCCTCGACCTGGTCATCGGCGACGTGGTCGGCAAGGGCGTGCACGCGGCCGCGGCCATGGGGCAGCTACGCAACGCGCTCCGGGCGTACCTGCTGGAGGGCTTCGACCCGGGCGAGGCGCTGACCCGGCTCAACCGGCTGGTGGACAACCTCGGGCGCCGGCAGTTCGCGACCGTGGTCTGCGTGCGCTACGACCCGGTGCGGCGCGACCTGTGGTTCGCCAGCGCCGGGCACCCGTCGCCCGTGGTGATCACTACTGAGCTGGACGCCGCATTCCTCCACGGGTCCGCACTCGGGCCGCCGATCGGTGCGTTGCCGCAGGCCACGTACCGGACCGAGAGGGGGCGGCTGTCGGTCGGTTCCCGCCTGCTGCTCTACACGGACGGGCTGATCGAGGACCGGCGGCAGGGCATCGACACCGGCCTGCAAACGCTGCTGGTCGACGCCGCGCGCCCCGCCGACCACGTGGAGGACCTGATCGACGCGATGCTGCGCCGCGTGGCGGACCAGCCCCGGCACGACGACATCGCGCTGCTGGCGCTGGAGGCGGCCCGGGCGGACCGGATGGATCTGCGCCTGCCGGCCGACCCGAACCGGCTGTCCGTGCTGCGCCGGCGGCTGGACGACTTCCTGGGCGCGCACGGCGTACCGGAGAACGAGATCTTCGACCTGACCGTCGCGGTGTCCGAGGCCGCGGCGAACGCGATCGAGCACCCGGTCGCGCCGCGCGAACCGGTCATCGACGTGACCGTGCGGATCGAGCCGGGCCCGCACGGCACCCCGGCCGCGGTGGAGGCGACGATCCGGGATTCCGGCAGCTGGCGGCCGGAGGGCGAGGCCGGTTTCCGCGGGCGGGGCCTGGCGCTGATCCGGGCACTGGCCACGCTGACCGTGGAACGTTCCGAGTCCGGCACCGCGCTGACGCTGCGCCGCACGCTGCCGCCGGGCTAG
- a CDS encoding STAS domain-containing protein, translating into MDQQGAEPTFSAVTEVDGEQLSVRVSGEVDMSTADRLYATATGSRAAFLTLDLRPVSFFDSAAIHALVRIAEHYAGRLSVLPSRQVRRVLEISGLGDQPWLTT; encoded by the coding sequence GTGGATCAACAGGGCGCCGAGCCGACGTTCTCCGCCGTCACCGAGGTCGACGGAGAACAGCTCAGCGTCCGCGTGTCCGGCGAGGTCGACATGTCCACGGCCGACCGGCTCTACGCGACCGCGACCGGGTCCCGCGCCGCGTTCCTGACGCTCGACCTGCGGCCGGTCTCGTTCTTCGACTCGGCCGCGATCCACGCGCTGGTCCGGATCGCGGAGCACTACGCCGGGCGCCTCTCCGTGCTGCCGTCCCGCCAGGTCCGCCGCGTGCTGGAGATTTCCGGCCTCGGCGACCAGCCCTGGCTGACGACCTAG
- a CDS encoding ferritin-like domain-containing protein, whose amino-acid sequence MSFPPELAAALAAEEAAVFAYAPIGVRLTGDKLVTAAREAEAAHRDLRDALLARAAELGASAAPPPAGYALPYPLTDQATALKLAIEVEQRAAAIWRAALPPVTGSDRVLALNALTDCAIRATRWRVSAGVTPVTVPFPGRQG is encoded by the coding sequence ATGAGCTTCCCGCCGGAACTCGCCGCCGCGCTCGCGGCCGAGGAGGCCGCGGTGTTCGCGTACGCCCCGATCGGCGTCCGGCTCACCGGGGACAAGCTGGTCACGGCGGCCCGCGAGGCCGAGGCCGCGCACCGCGACCTGCGCGACGCGCTGCTCGCCCGGGCGGCCGAACTGGGCGCGTCCGCGGCGCCGCCACCGGCCGGTTATGCGCTGCCCTACCCGCTCACCGACCAGGCCACCGCGCTGAAGCTGGCGATCGAGGTGGAGCAGCGCGCGGCCGCGATCTGGCGTGCCGCACTGCCGCCGGTCACCGGCTCGGACCGGGTCCTGGCGCTGAACGCGCTGACCGACTGCGCGATCCGGGCCACCCGGTGGCGGGTCTCGGCCGGGGTCACGCCGGTCACGGTGCCGTTCCCGGGCCGCCAGGGCTGA
- a CDS encoding nucleotidyltransferase domain-containing protein → MTGANPYLVNPRWVVAERVGDAVRRRYPAHVLSVAVHGSLAHGDDGDGDGVEMIVATYRPGGGPPGVSRRVDGVLVRLSATGADDHLRAARTLTPRWPLTADRYVTTRALHDPDGWLRRVRDTHLSRLAQARPPEFTALARQAWASAAAAHARAVRLAEWYETDAALQQLGEVRLHAALVTGLLSRTYFRDGADAVRRTGFAGLDMADLGRVLRELATELAGRGRPVDATPETMFDS, encoded by the coding sequence GTGACCGGAGCGAATCCGTATCTGGTGAATCCGCGCTGGGTGGTCGCGGAGCGGGTCGGTGACGCGGTCCGGCGGCGGTACCCGGCGCACGTGCTGAGCGTCGCCGTGCACGGCAGCCTCGCGCACGGCGACGACGGCGACGGGGACGGCGTCGAGATGATCGTGGCGACCTACCGGCCGGGTGGCGGGCCACCCGGCGTGAGCCGCCGGGTGGACGGCGTGCTGGTCCGGTTGAGCGCGACCGGCGCGGACGACCACCTGCGTGCGGCGCGCACGCTGACGCCGCGGTGGCCACTGACCGCGGACCGGTACGTGACCACACGCGCGCTGCACGACCCGGACGGCTGGCTGCGCCGGGTGCGCGACACCCACCTGAGCCGGCTCGCGCAGGCCCGCCCGCCGGAGTTCACCGCGCTGGCCCGGCAGGCGTGGGCGTCCGCGGCCGCCGCGCACGCCCGCGCGGTCCGGCTGGCCGAGTGGTACGAGACCGACGCCGCACTACAGCAGCTCGGCGAGGTCCGGCTGCACGCCGCGCTGGTCACCGGCCTGCTCAGCCGCACCTACTTCCGGGACGGCGCGGACGCGGTGCGCCGGACCGGGTTCGCCGGCCTGGACATGGCCGACCTCGGCCGCGTGCTGCGCGAACTGGCCACCGAGCTGGCCGGCCGGGGGCGCCCGGTGGACGCGACCCCGGAGACCATGTTCGACAGTTAG
- the nusA gene encoding transcription termination factor NusA, which translates to MNIDLAALRALEREREIPFETILAAIETALLTAYRHTDGAESHARVQIDRKSGAASVYAQEMDADGVVTREWDDTPHDFGRIAAMTAKQVILQRLREATDEVHFGEYVGRDGDLVTGVIQAHEARAEKGIVTIDLGKLEAVLPQVEQVPGEQYEHGQRIRCVVVHVAKGFRGPQITLSRSHPNLVKKLFALEVPEIADGTVEIAAIAREAGHRTKIAVRSTATGVNAKGACIGPMGQRVRAVMSELHGEKIDIIDWSDDPAQFVGNALSPAKALRVEVVDAGSRTARVTVPDFQLSLAIGREGQNARLAARLTGWRIDIRPDNEASPGGGRDRADHPAEPGGAVAGA; encoded by the coding sequence GTGAACATCGACCTCGCGGCGCTGCGTGCGCTGGAGCGCGAGCGGGAGATCCCGTTCGAGACGATCCTCGCCGCGATCGAGACCGCGCTGCTCACGGCATACCGGCACACGGACGGTGCCGAGTCGCACGCCCGCGTGCAGATCGACCGGAAGTCGGGCGCGGCGTCGGTCTATGCCCAGGAGATGGACGCGGACGGCGTCGTCACCCGGGAATGGGACGACACCCCGCACGACTTCGGGCGGATCGCCGCGATGACCGCCAAGCAGGTGATCCTGCAGCGGTTGCGCGAGGCGACCGACGAGGTGCACTTCGGCGAGTACGTGGGGCGCGACGGTGACCTGGTCACCGGCGTCATCCAGGCGCACGAGGCGCGGGCCGAGAAGGGCATCGTCACGATCGACCTGGGCAAGCTGGAGGCGGTGCTCCCGCAGGTGGAGCAGGTCCCCGGCGAGCAGTACGAGCACGGCCAGCGAATCCGCTGCGTCGTGGTGCACGTCGCCAAGGGCTTCCGCGGTCCGCAGATCACGCTGTCCCGCTCCCACCCGAACCTGGTGAAGAAGCTCTTCGCGCTGGAGGTCCCGGAGATCGCGGACGGCACCGTGGAGATCGCGGCGATCGCACGTGAGGCAGGTCACCGGACGAAGATCGCGGTCCGGTCCACGGCCACCGGCGTCAATGCGAAGGGCGCCTGCATCGGCCCGATGGGCCAGCGGGTGCGCGCGGTGATGAGTGAGCTGCACGGCGAGAAGATCGATATCATCGACTGGTCGGACGACCCGGCGCAGTTCGTCGGAAACGCCCTTTCGCCGGCAAAGGCCCTGCGTGTCGAGGTGGTCGACGCCGGAAGCCGCACCGCCCGGGTCACCGTGCCCGATTTCCAGCTCTCGCTGGCGATCGGCCGCGAGGGGCAGAACGCGCGTCTCGCCGCGCGGCTGACCGGCTGGCGGATCGACATCCGGCCGGACAACGAGGCGTCGCCGGGCGGCGGCCGGGATCGTGCGGATCACCCCGCCGAACCAGGCGGCGCCGTCGCGGGCGCTTAG
- the map gene encoding type I methionyl aminopeptidase — translation MTDRAPLTPGTVTPRRQVPSQIPRPEYVGKDRPRQWTGSHVQTPETIEKMRVAGRLAAQATQLAGEHCKPGVTTDEIDRVVHEFLLDHGAYPSTLGYKGFPKSCCTSLNEVICHGIPDSTVLEDGDIINVDVTAFIGGVHGDTDATFCVGDVSEEARLLVERTHEAMMRGIKAVAPGRQINAIGRVIESYAKRFGYGVVRDFTGHGIGETFHSGLYIPHYDNPSLDVVMEPGMTFTIEPMITLGTHEYEMWDDRWTVITKDRKWTAQFEHTLVVTDSGYEILTLP, via the coding sequence ATGACCGATCGCGCGCCTCTCACCCCGGGCACCGTCACGCCGCGGCGTCAGGTGCCCTCCCAGATCCCCCGCCCGGAGTACGTCGGTAAGGACCGGCCGCGGCAGTGGACCGGGTCGCACGTGCAGACGCCGGAGACCATCGAGAAGATGCGCGTGGCCGGCCGGCTCGCGGCCCAGGCCACCCAGCTCGCCGGTGAGCACTGCAAGCCCGGTGTCACCACCGACGAGATCGACCGCGTGGTGCACGAGTTCCTGCTCGACCACGGGGCGTACCCGTCCACGCTCGGCTACAAGGGCTTCCCGAAGTCGTGCTGCACCTCGCTCAACGAGGTCATCTGCCACGGCATCCCGGACAGCACGGTGCTGGAGGACGGCGACATCATCAACGTCGACGTCACCGCGTTCATCGGTGGGGTGCACGGCGACACGGACGCGACCTTCTGCGTCGGCGACGTCTCCGAGGAGGCGCGGCTGCTGGTCGAGCGCACCCACGAGGCGATGATGCGCGGCATCAAGGCGGTCGCGCCGGGCCGGCAGATCAACGCGATCGGCCGGGTCATCGAGTCGTACGCGAAGCGGTTCGGCTACGGCGTGGTCCGCGACTTCACCGGCCACGGCATCGGCGAGACGTTCCACAGCGGCCTCTACATCCCGCACTACGACAACCCGTCGCTGGACGTGGTGATGGAACCGGGGATGACGTTCACCATCGAGCCGATGATCACGCTCGGCACCCACGAGTACGAGATGTGGGACGACCGGTGGACCGTGATCACCAAGGACCGGAAGTGGACCGCCCAGTTCGAGCACACGCTGGTCGTCACGGACTCCGGCTACGAGATCCTCACACTTCCCTAG
- the rimP gene encoding ribosome maturation factor RimP, translated as MTQRGRGAGRSGPGGRGAAAPDRRRPSPGPQRPRVDTVALRARLESIVTPVVADAGCDLEDLTVSRAGRRQIIRILVDADGGVGLDAIAEVSRAISAALDAAEETGGELVPGEYQLEVSSPGVDRPLTQPRHWRRNVGRLVQVTAGDRQVTGRITAADEDGVVIDTAKGIVEAEYAQLGPGKVQIEFNRVDEAEFGPDDEEDDEDDLDDEEDDEEVEGEER; from the coding sequence ATGACGCAGCGTGGCCGAGGTGCCGGCCGCTCGGGCCCCGGGGGCCGGGGCGCAGCCGCACCCGACCGGCGCAGGCCGTCCCCGGGTCCCCAGCGGCCGCGGGTGGACACCGTGGCGCTCCGTGCCCGGTTGGAATCGATCGTCACGCCGGTCGTCGCGGACGCGGGTTGTGACCTGGAGGACCTGACCGTCTCCCGGGCCGGTCGCCGCCAGATCATCCGCATCCTGGTGGACGCGGACGGCGGTGTGGGCCTGGACGCGATCGCGGAGGTCTCCCGCGCGATCTCCGCCGCCCTGGACGCGGCGGAGGAGACCGGCGGCGAACTGGTCCCGGGGGAGTACCAGCTGGAGGTCAGCTCGCCGGGCGTGGACCGCCCGCTGACCCAGCCCCGGCACTGGCGGCGCAACGTGGGCCGGCTGGTGCAGGTGACGGCCGGGGACCGGCAGGTGACCGGGCGGATCACCGCGGCGGACGAGGACGGCGTCGTCATCGACACCGCCAAGGGCATCGTCGAGGCGGAGTACGCCCAGCTCGGTCCGGGCAAGGTGCAGATCGAGTTCAACCGGGTCGACGAGGCCGAGTTCGGTCCCGACGACGAAGAAGACGATGAAGACGACCTCGATGACGAGGAAGACGACGAGGAAGTGGAGGGCGAGGAGAGGTGA
- a CDS encoding 3-oxoacyl-ACP reductase → MERLAGRVTVITGAGSGIGLATARRFRDEGAFVVCVDVDSDAGKAAAEAVAGEFVHCDVGDEEQVRALFDGVAARHGRVDVAFNNAGISPPDDDSILETGLDAWERVIRVNTTSVYLCCKYAIPHMRRQGKGSIVNTASFVALMGAATSQIAYTASKGGVLAMTRELGVQFAREGIRVNALCPGPIATPLLLELFAKDPERAARRLVHVPMGRFGEPSEIAAAVAFLASDDASFMTASQFVVDGGITGAYVTPL, encoded by the coding sequence ATGGAGCGGCTAGCCGGGCGGGTCACGGTCATCACCGGCGCGGGCAGCGGCATCGGGCTCGCCACCGCGCGCCGGTTCCGCGACGAGGGCGCGTTCGTGGTCTGCGTGGACGTGGACTCCGACGCCGGCAAGGCTGCCGCCGAGGCGGTGGCCGGCGAGTTCGTGCACTGTGACGTGGGCGACGAGGAGCAGGTGCGGGCGCTGTTCGACGGCGTCGCGGCGCGGCACGGCCGGGTCGACGTGGCGTTCAACAACGCCGGGATCTCTCCGCCGGACGACGACTCGATCCTGGAGACCGGACTGGACGCGTGGGAGCGGGTGATCCGGGTCAACACCACCAGCGTCTACCTGTGCTGCAAGTACGCGATACCGCACATGCGCCGGCAGGGCAAGGGGTCGATCGTCAACACCGCGTCGTTCGTGGCGCTGATGGGCGCGGCCACGTCGCAGATCGCGTACACGGCCAGCAAGGGCGGCGTGCTCGCGATGACCCGGGAGCTGGGCGTGCAGTTCGCCCGCGAGGGCATCCGGGTGAACGCGCTCTGCCCGGGCCCGATCGCCACGCCGCTGCTGCTGGAGCTGTTCGCGAAGGACCCGGAGCGGGCCGCGCGCCGGCTGGTGCACGTGCCGATGGGCCGGTTCGGCGAGCCGTCCGAGATCGCGGCCGCGGTCGCGTTCCTGGCCAGCGACGACGCGTCGTTCATGACGGCCAGCCAGTTCGTGGTGGACGGCGGCATCACCGGGGCCTACGTCACCCCACTGTAG